A single region of the Plantactinospora soyae genome encodes:
- a CDS encoding non-ribosomal peptide synthetase, with protein MDDVTANGRTRRTSAPLSYAQLAIWRAEQLVPGTALHNEAAAYQVDGPLDGEALVRALAYLTARHDVMRCAIRQGLDGEGRQHFADRVEPVVYRSDLIGAGADRLTEALGQAVVEPFHLDRPPLVRTHLFRFAPDRHVVLFVAHHLIVDAWAFGVFLRQLSARYAVETGAAVDAGNVGADAFLDFGDVAESERNRPEPDLGYWRQRLSGPLPVLALPDEVGAGARPAFDGSGMAGEVRSTGLPASLVGALTALGRGELATLPAVVLTGFAAVLRRYTGQDDLVIGVPAAVRGGSGLATVLGPLLNLVAHRVDLAGKLTFRQALRAVRDRLRDDIRHRDVPFDLLVEQLGTGGGRTPLFQSMLVFHSGPPAMLTLPGTVSRPVPVHSGTAKYDVSLFCRPDVDGGLDLRLEYSTRLLARETATELLDALSDLLAAAAADPARPLADLNVLSLAARRQLLVDFNRSATTEPPYRAVPAALRMLVAAAPTAPAVISGGTVLTRADVDDLADRVARRLVGTYDVRPGDRVALRGRRTACLVPLIIGIWRAGAVLVPLDDALPAGRAGQILDDSAPALLITDDGPAGAGHHPATAPIEALTTPGGNDLTPVPFPDGPAPDALAYLMYTSGSTGRPKGVAVPHSGVANLLHSIATAAPGLSASDTLVAVTSITFDISILELFGPLVAGGRVVVAPDGVGRDPAALAALLRDSGATVMQATPSLWRGLLDAGWPAAADPGSDGGRAGLRAFCGGEALEPHLARRLLASCAEVWNLYGPTETTIWSTAGRVHPDEPVTVGRPVGSTVCYLLGPNDELVPRGAVGELIIGGAGVTAGYWRRPDLTAAAFVPDPVDPAGGTVYRTGDLARYLPDGRLVVLGRIDQQVKINGHRVELGEIEATLLAHPAVRQAVVLVDRSGDRPRLVAFVVPRDDASGSAAPDGKPSTLAPALRRHLGERLAAAVVPPILTFRSTLPLNVSGKVDRPALARMAEGLDAQTDRVAARTVGERTVAALWARAIGIPVEQVGVTDDFLAVGGTSIAATRLLAEVAAATGHAPSLAAFYREPSVAALARYADLSRTAGNVAPGPDPLASSDSVSDPAAPVPLTDQQRQFWLLHRLVPESAAYHLVARCDLTGPIESAALAGAVADLCDRHPVLAARCELVGDEPVLVHRPAVPVPVESVDLRGLTPADLPDRLDEAVATAATRPFDLHTGPLIRVVLLDLPGGRRTLLIAAHHIAVDGWSVGVALRELPRLYAARLGGDPLPPPQLDFIGHARADNATRQAAARGAELAYWTRRLAGYSGTLGLPREPQPEGDARLWAGSSLAVDVPPDRTASLREVAARLRATPFTVLLGVFATLLGRYAGSDDVVVGVPVANRGRPDVDAVIGLLMNTLPVRVRLTGGQRFAELIPALAESLATDLDHALVPFDRLVTELNLDRDLTRPALVQAMLVLGQAPPERLDFGGTPGLLRRVDLPTAKYELTLALDEHSDRLTGQLEYATGRFSADFATRFWTHFDKLLAAVLADPEALLDGVDLGGDPVAPPQPVLPPGVERDQAGTVFAALRRGAAAVSRKADGPVPEQPAIRYAGTVVGYGELERWSNGVAAALTRTGPVAGRFVSVLLPTGPAQTAAIIGIARAGAAFAVLDPADPDVRLTTLLRDAEPACVLASGPALAAHPGLWQPETARFGGERVVMMPDAAGDSPAAEPAPVRPGDPLCLVYTSGSTGEPKGIVLSHAAFAQFAAWQRERFGIGLGSRVAQWAPFTYDAAYTEVFAALTAGAVLCVPPEEIRRDPLAMVTWLRAERVSQLQTIPAFFAMITDALDATGGDLPDLAHVLLAGEVLPVGLVRRWRNRRARPRLHNLYGPTECILATHREIADDENFAGSVPIGTPIPGRQALVLDRHGRPCPVGVTGEIHLRSDLLAGTYHRRPAETERAYPPDPWRSGGRLYRTGDLGSYLPTGELAFAGRTDSQVKIRGNRVELSAVEALLGAHPMVREAAATVHGTDVLRLVGYAVLADGTSPGDMPARLRDHLAAQLPAAAVPDTVVLLDALPRTRSNKVDRARLPVPGAVAVDDEAPPREGLERLVAQAWRDVLDGRAVGRRTNFFDAGGDSLRAARLQVLLAVRLRQEVRLADIFARPTIAEFAAGLGDAGTVPVVAPSEAAGDGNDPEAAADARGRRRRAAIQANARRRQ; from the coding sequence ATGGATGACGTGACGGCCAACGGCCGGACTCGCCGTACCTCGGCTCCGCTGTCCTACGCCCAGCTTGCGATCTGGCGGGCCGAGCAGCTGGTGCCGGGCACCGCGCTGCACAACGAGGCCGCGGCGTACCAGGTGGACGGCCCGCTGGACGGGGAAGCGCTGGTCCGTGCGCTGGCTTACCTCACGGCTCGTCACGATGTGATGCGCTGCGCGATCCGGCAGGGCCTGGACGGGGAGGGCCGGCAGCACTTCGCCGATCGGGTGGAACCGGTGGTGTACCGGAGCGACCTTATCGGGGCCGGCGCCGACCGGCTCACCGAGGCGCTCGGGCAGGCCGTGGTCGAACCGTTCCACCTCGATCGACCGCCGCTGGTGCGCACGCACCTGTTTCGGTTCGCCCCGGACCGGCACGTCGTGCTGTTCGTGGCGCACCACCTCATCGTCGACGCGTGGGCGTTCGGGGTGTTCCTGCGGCAGCTGAGCGCCCGGTACGCCGTGGAGACAGGAGCCGCGGTGGACGCCGGCAACGTCGGCGCGGACGCATTTCTGGACTTCGGCGACGTCGCTGAGAGCGAGCGTAATCGCCCCGAACCAGACCTCGGCTACTGGCGCCAGCGGCTATCCGGTCCACTGCCGGTGCTGGCGCTGCCGGACGAAGTGGGAGCGGGCGCCCGGCCCGCCTTCGACGGGTCAGGGATGGCCGGGGAGGTGAGGTCGACCGGCCTCCCGGCGTCGCTGGTGGGCGCGCTGACCGCCCTCGGCCGTGGCGAGCTGGCGACCCTCCCGGCGGTCGTCCTCACCGGGTTCGCGGCCGTGCTGCGGCGCTACACCGGCCAGGATGACCTGGTTATCGGGGTGCCGGCGGCCGTGCGGGGCGGATCCGGGCTGGCCACCGTGCTCGGGCCGCTGCTCAACCTGGTGGCGCACCGGGTGGACCTCGCGGGAAAACTCACGTTCCGGCAGGCGTTGCGGGCGGTACGCGACCGGCTGCGCGACGACATCCGGCACCGGGATGTTCCGTTCGACCTGCTGGTGGAACAACTCGGTACCGGGGGTGGGCGGACTCCGCTGTTCCAGTCGATGCTGGTATTCCACAGCGGGCCGCCGGCGATGCTGACCCTACCGGGCACGGTGAGCCGCCCGGTGCCTGTGCACAGCGGCACGGCCAAGTACGACGTCTCGCTCTTCTGCCGCCCGGACGTCGACGGGGGGCTGGACCTGCGGCTGGAGTACAGCACCCGGCTGCTCGCCCGGGAGACCGCCACCGAGCTGCTCGACGCGCTCAGTGACCTGCTGGCTGCGGCGGCCGCCGACCCGGCACGGCCGCTGGCCGACCTCAATGTGCTGTCGCTGGCCGCGCGGCGGCAGTTGCTGGTCGACTTCAACCGCTCGGCTACCACCGAGCCCCCGTACCGTGCGGTCCCGGCCGCCCTGCGGATGCTCGTGGCCGCCGCCCCGACCGCGCCGGCGGTGATCTCCGGCGGTACCGTCCTCACCCGGGCGGACGTCGATGACCTGGCCGACCGTGTGGCGCGCCGGCTCGTCGGCACCTACGACGTGCGACCCGGCGACCGTGTCGCCCTGCGGGGGCGGCGTACCGCTTGCCTGGTCCCTCTGATCATCGGGATCTGGCGGGCCGGGGCGGTGCTCGTACCGCTGGACGACGCGCTGCCGGCAGGACGCGCCGGACAGATCCTCGACGACAGCGCCCCGGCGTTGCTGATCACCGACGATGGGCCGGCCGGTGCCGGACACCACCCGGCGACGGCTCCGATCGAGGCGCTCACCACGCCGGGCGGCAACGACCTGACGCCGGTGCCGTTCCCGGACGGCCCGGCCCCGGACGCGCTCGCGTACCTCATGTACACCTCCGGCTCGACCGGTCGGCCCAAGGGCGTGGCCGTCCCGCACAGCGGCGTGGCGAACCTGCTGCACAGCATCGCCACGGCGGCGCCCGGCCTGTCGGCGAGCGACACCCTGGTAGCGGTCACCTCGATCACGTTCGATATTTCCATCCTGGAGCTGTTCGGGCCGCTCGTGGCCGGAGGCCGGGTGGTCGTGGCGCCCGACGGGGTGGGCCGCGACCCCGCAGCGCTCGCGGCCCTGCTGCGAGACAGCGGTGCCACGGTCATGCAGGCCACCCCGTCGCTGTGGCGCGGCCTGCTCGACGCCGGCTGGCCCGCCGCGGCCGATCCGGGGTCCGACGGAGGCCGTGCCGGTCTGCGCGCGTTCTGCGGCGGCGAGGCCCTCGAACCGCACCTGGCCCGCCGGCTACTCGCCAGCTGCGCGGAGGTCTGGAACCTCTACGGTCCGACGGAGACGACGATCTGGTCAACCGCCGGCCGGGTCCATCCCGACGAGCCGGTCACCGTGGGCCGGCCGGTCGGCAGCACGGTCTGCTATCTGCTGGGCCCGAATGACGAACTGGTGCCACGAGGTGCCGTCGGCGAGCTCATCATCGGTGGTGCCGGGGTCACGGCCGGGTACTGGCGGCGACCCGACCTGACCGCGGCCGCGTTCGTACCCGACCCGGTCGACCCCGCCGGCGGCACCGTGTATCGCACCGGCGATCTGGCTCGGTACCTCCCGGACGGCCGCCTGGTCGTCCTCGGCCGGATCGACCAGCAGGTGAAGATCAACGGACACCGGGTGGAGCTCGGCGAGATCGAGGCCACGCTGCTCGCGCATCCCGCGGTGCGGCAGGCTGTCGTCCTGGTGGACCGATCCGGGGACCGGCCCCGGCTGGTGGCGTTCGTGGTTCCCCGTGACGACGCATCCGGGTCCGCAGCGCCGGACGGCAAACCCTCGACACTGGCTCCGGCGCTGCGACGGCACCTCGGCGAGCGGCTCGCCGCGGCTGTGGTGCCGCCGATCCTCACGTTCCGGTCCACCTTGCCGCTGAACGTGAGCGGCAAGGTGGACCGGCCCGCGCTCGCCCGCATGGCCGAAGGTCTCGACGCGCAGACCGACCGGGTGGCGGCGCGCACCGTCGGCGAGCGGACGGTCGCGGCGCTGTGGGCGAGGGCCATCGGTATCCCGGTCGAACAGGTCGGGGTGACCGACGACTTCCTCGCGGTGGGCGGTACCTCCATCGCCGCTACCCGGCTGCTCGCCGAGGTCGCCGCGGCAACCGGGCACGCGCCGTCGCTCGCGGCCTTCTACCGGGAGCCGAGCGTCGCCGCGCTCGCCCGGTATGCCGACCTCTCGCGGACGGCGGGGAATGTCGCACCCGGCCCGGATCCGCTGGCGTCCTCGGATTCCGTCTCGGACCCGGCCGCGCCGGTGCCGCTGACCGACCAGCAACGGCAGTTCTGGCTGCTGCATCGGCTCGTACCGGAATCGGCCGCCTACCACCTCGTGGCGCGCTGCGACCTCACCGGGCCGATCGAATCGGCGGCGCTCGCCGGGGCGGTGGCCGATCTGTGTGACCGGCACCCGGTCCTGGCGGCCCGCTGTGAGCTCGTCGGCGACGAGCCCGTGCTTGTGCACCGGCCCGCCGTGCCGGTACCGGTGGAGTCCGTGGATTTGCGCGGGTTGACGCCTGCCGACCTGCCGGACCGACTCGACGAGGCGGTGGCCACGGCCGCGACCAGACCGTTCGACCTGCACACCGGACCGCTGATCCGGGTGGTCCTGCTCGACCTGCCGGGCGGCCGCCGGACCCTGCTGATCGCGGCCCACCACATCGCGGTCGACGGCTGGTCGGTGGGCGTTGCCCTACGGGAGCTGCCCCGGCTCTACGCGGCGCGGCTCGGCGGTGATCCGCTGCCCCCGCCGCAGCTCGACTTCATCGGGCACGCCAGGGCAGATAACGCGACGAGGCAGGCCGCTGCCCGCGGCGCCGAACTCGCCTACTGGACACGTCGGCTGGCGGGATATTCCGGGACGCTCGGCCTGCCCCGCGAGCCGCAGCCCGAGGGGGACGCGCGGCTCTGGGCCGGGAGCAGCCTCGCCGTGGACGTGCCACCCGACCGGACCGCGTCGCTGCGGGAGGTGGCCGCCCGGCTGCGGGCCACGCCGTTCACCGTGCTGCTCGGTGTGTTCGCCACACTGCTGGGACGGTACGCCGGCAGCGACGACGTGGTGGTCGGGGTGCCGGTGGCCAACCGCGGCCGGCCGGACGTCGACGCGGTGATCGGGCTGCTCATGAACACCCTGCCGGTGCGCGTCCGGCTGACCGGCGGACAGCGCTTCGCGGAGCTGATACCGGCCCTCGCCGAGTCGCTGGCGACCGACCTCGACCACGCCCTCGTGCCGTTCGACCGGTTGGTCACCGAGCTGAACCTGGACCGTGACCTCACCCGGCCCGCGCTGGTGCAGGCCATGCTGGTGCTTGGCCAGGCGCCGCCGGAGAGGCTGGACTTCGGTGGGACCCCCGGCCTGCTCCGGCGGGTGGATCTGCCAACCGCCAAGTACGAGCTCACCCTCGCCCTGGACGAGCACTCGGACCGGCTGACCGGTCAGTTGGAGTACGCGACCGGCCGGTTCAGTGCGGACTTCGCGACCCGCTTCTGGACGCACTTCGACAAGCTGCTCGCGGCCGTTCTCGCTGATCCGGAGGCGTTGCTGGACGGGGTCGACCTCGGCGGTGACCCGGTTGCGCCGCCACAGCCCGTGCTGCCGCCGGGCGTCGAGCGCGACCAGGCCGGCACCGTGTTCGCGGCCCTGCGGCGCGGTGCCGCCGCAGTGTCCCGGAAAGCCGATGGTCCAGTGCCGGAACAGCCCGCGATCCGATACGCCGGCACGGTGGTCGGCTACGGCGAACTGGAGCGGTGGAGCAACGGCGTTGCTGCGGCGCTCACCCGGACGGGCCCGGTCGCGGGCCGGTTCGTGTCGGTGCTGCTGCCCACCGGGCCCGCCCAGACCGCTGCGATCATCGGGATCGCCAGGGCCGGCGCGGCCTTCGCCGTGCTCGACCCGGCCGACCCGGACGTGCGCCTGACCACTCTCCTGCGCGACGCCGAACCGGCCTGCGTACTGGCGTCCGGGCCGGCACTGGCCGCGCACCCGGGGTTGTGGCAGCCGGAGACCGCCCGGTTCGGCGGGGAGCGCGTCGTGATGATGCCGGACGCCGCCGGCGATTCCCCGGCGGCCGAACCGGCGCCGGTCCGTCCCGGTGACCCGCTCTGCCTGGTCTATACCTCCGGCTCCACCGGCGAACCGAAGGGCATCGTGCTGTCACATGCCGCGTTCGCGCAGTTCGCCGCGTGGCAGCGGGAGCGCTTCGGGATCGGGCTTGGCAGCCGGGTGGCTCAGTGGGCGCCGTTCACCTACGACGCCGCGTACACCGAGGTCTTCGCGGCACTGACCGCGGGCGCCGTGCTCTGCGTTCCGCCGGAGGAGATCCGCCGCGATCCCCTGGCCATGGTGACCTGGCTGCGGGCCGAGCGGGTCTCCCAGCTGCAGACGATACCGGCGTTCTTCGCCATGATCACCGACGCACTCGACGCCACCGGGGGCGACCTGCCCGACCTCGCCCACGTCCTGCTGGCCGGGGAAGTACTGCCGGTCGGGCTGGTCCGGCGCTGGCGGAACCGGCGGGCCCGGCCCCGGCTGCACAATCTCTACGGCCCGACCGAATGTATCCTCGCCACCCATCGGGAGATCGCCGATGACGAGAACTTCGCCGGATCGGTTCCGATCGGGACGCCGATCCCGGGCCGGCAGGCGCTGGTTCTCGACCGGCACGGCCGGCCCTGCCCCGTCGGGGTCACCGGCGAGATCCACCTGCGCAGCGACCTGCTCGCCGGGACGTACCATCGCCGCCCGGCGGAAACCGAGCGGGCCTATCCACCGGATCCCTGGCGTTCCGGCGGCCGGCTGTACCGGACCGGCGACCTCGGCTCGTACCTGCCCACCGGTGAGCTCGCGTTCGCCGGGCGGACTGACAGCCAGGTGAAGATCCGGGGCAACCGGGTCGAGCTCAGTGCGGTTGAGGCGCTTCTCGGGGCCCACCCGATGGTCCGCGAGGCCGCCGCGACTGTGCACGGGACCGATGTGCTCCGGCTGGTCGGCTACGCGGTGCTGGCGGACGGGACCTCGCCCGGCGACATGCCGGCGCGGCTGCGTGACCATCTGGCGGCTCAGCTGCCGGCGGCCGCGGTGCCGGACACGGTGGTGCTCCTGGACGCCCTGCCCCGCACCCGGAGCAACAAGGTCGACCGGGCTCGACTACCGGTGCCTGGAGCAGTGGCCGTCGACGACGAAGCGCCGCCCCGGGAAGGGTTGGAGCGGCTGGTCGCCCAGGCATGGCGGGACGTGCTCGACGGCCGGGCGGTCGGCCGGCGCACCAACTTCTTCGATGCCGGCGGCGACTCGCTACGGGCCGCGCGCCTGCAGGTGCTGCTCGCGGTCCGGTTGCGGCAGGAGGTGCGGCTGGCGGACATCTTCGCCCGACCCACCATTGCCGAATTCGCCGCCGGGCTCGGCGATGCCGGGACCGTCCCGGTGGTGGCGCCCTCGGAAGCGGCCGGCGACGGCAATGATCCCGAGGCCGCGGCCGACGCCCGCGGCCGACGCCGGCGAGCCGCGATCCAGGCGAACGCCCGCCGCCGCCAGTGA
- a CDS encoding non-ribosomal peptide synthetase, protein MSYPNLLDRWAGRVQQHGDQPALVTPDRVLTHRNLAELAGGLRAELIDRAGSDPDGVVSIVCADRALVTATILAAAGLGRRFAPIDLSQPAARLAALVDQLQPAAVVADAAGRAALAAAGRDDGTIDADAVAPGPWPWTAEAPADRGYVYFTSGTTGRPKGIVGSLEAVAHFVDWEIAEFAVDAQDRVSMLTSPGFDAYLRDALVPLCAGGSAISAESVPVGAALAAWLREHRITVLHCVPTVWRTLRAVELGPGSLPDLRAVLLAGEAVRPADVAWWCRGPGDGVPLVNLYGPSETTMTKVFRRLSKADADADVVPVGRPMPGVTVRLMASGRPTTDRVGEVEIATPFRLGGYLDGYTGGFVDPHHYRTGDLGRLRPDGELEILGRRDQQVKVNGVRVELGEVEDVLRRCPGVTDACVALVDDDDGDADPVLCAYLVADGVTDEVLREHVAAVLPIACRPAVYLRLAVLPRTLSGKIDRRRLPSPAAVRATEDTVAPRPGAETVLAEIYGELLGLPRVGRDDDFGLLGGDSLRTARLLDRVRIRFGVEVSLRAFMADPTVAGLATTVEAATIGATTTAAKR, encoded by the coding sequence GTGAGCTACCCGAACCTCCTCGACCGCTGGGCGGGGCGAGTGCAGCAGCACGGCGACCAGCCGGCGCTGGTGACACCGGACCGGGTGCTGACCCACCGGAACCTGGCCGAACTGGCGGGCGGCCTCCGAGCGGAACTGATCGATCGCGCGGGCTCTGACCCCGACGGCGTGGTGTCCATTGTCTGCGCCGACCGTGCGCTGGTCACCGCCACGATCCTGGCCGCCGCCGGCCTGGGACGCCGGTTCGCTCCCATCGATCTGAGTCAGCCCGCCGCTCGGCTGGCCGCGCTCGTCGACCAGCTACAACCGGCCGCTGTGGTTGCCGACGCCGCCGGCCGGGCCGCTCTCGCCGCCGCTGGCCGGGACGACGGGACGATCGACGCCGATGCGGTCGCACCCGGGCCATGGCCGTGGACGGCCGAGGCACCCGCCGACCGCGGATATGTCTACTTCACCTCGGGCACCACCGGCCGGCCGAAGGGGATCGTGGGCAGTCTCGAGGCGGTCGCGCACTTCGTGGACTGGGAGATCGCCGAGTTCGCGGTGGACGCCCAGGATCGGGTCTCCATGCTGACTTCCCCGGGGTTCGACGCTTACCTGCGCGATGCGCTCGTGCCGCTGTGTGCCGGGGGATCCGCGATATCGGCGGAGTCCGTTCCCGTCGGCGCCGCCCTGGCCGCCTGGCTGCGCGAGCACCGCATCACGGTGCTGCACTGCGTGCCGACGGTGTGGCGCACTCTTCGAGCCGTCGAACTCGGCCCCGGCAGCCTGCCCGACCTGCGCGCGGTTCTGCTCGCGGGTGAGGCGGTCCGCCCCGCGGACGTGGCCTGGTGGTGCCGCGGGCCCGGTGACGGCGTACCGCTGGTGAACCTGTACGGGCCGTCGGAGACCACGATGACCAAGGTGTTCCGGCGTCTCTCGAAGGCGGATGCGGATGCGGACGTCGTACCGGTGGGCCGGCCGATGCCGGGCGTGACGGTTCGGTTGATGGCGTCCGGTCGGCCGACGACCGACCGGGTCGGCGAGGTGGAGATCGCTACCCCGTTCCGGCTGGGAGGCTACCTCGACGGGTACACCGGTGGCTTCGTCGATCCGCACCACTACCGGACCGGCGACCTCGGCCGGCTACGACCCGACGGCGAGCTGGAGATCCTCGGTCGGCGTGATCAACAGGTGAAGGTCAACGGAGTGCGGGTGGAGCTCGGCGAGGTCGAGGACGTGCTTCGCCGGTGCCCGGGAGTGACCGACGCCTGCGTGGCGCTCGTCGACGACGACGACGGCGATGCCGACCCGGTGTTGTGCGCTTACCTGGTGGCCGACGGGGTCACCGACGAGGTGCTCCGGGAACATGTGGCGGCCGTACTGCCGATCGCCTGCCGTCCGGCGGTGTATCTGCGCCTGGCGGTACTGCCCCGTACGCTCTCGGGAAAGATCGACCGCCGCCGGCTCCCCTCACCGGCCGCGGTGCGGGCCACGGAGGACACCGTCGCACCCCGCCCCGGAGCGGAGACCGTGCTCGCAGAGATCTACGGCGAGCTGCTCGGGCTTCCCCGCGTCGGCCGGGATGACGACTTCGGGCTGCTCGGCGGGGATTCGTTGCGCACCGCGCGGCTGCTGGACCGGGTACGCATCCGGTTCGGCGTCGAGGTATCGCTGCGGGCCTTCATGGCCGACCCGACGGTGGCCGGCCTGGCCACAACGGTCGAGGCCGCGACGATCGGCGCCACGACGACGGCAGCGAAACGCTGA
- a CDS encoding aspartate/glutamate racemase family protein has translation MSGLRFESTAALVVDGDRNGRLAPIHPLIGVVGGMGPLASVEFLRGIYSGGLWDREQDGPRILLYSDPAVVDRTAAIHNGAYDELRRAVETAARRLVDAGAVYVVVACVTAHHVFADLPADLTERCVSLVDVIDHELSRATEPHLLLCTSGAVSAGTFAPSRLGAGGDRLVRLEPADQDALHREIYRLKTGGWPLDGLDFLRRLQARYPARAAVAACTELHLVARAAEEAGLAAEFPMIDPLAIVADRIRNGAL, from the coding sequence ATGTCTGGGCTGAGGTTCGAGTCCACGGCGGCCCTGGTCGTGGACGGCGACCGGAACGGACGTCTGGCGCCGATCCACCCGTTGATAGGCGTGGTCGGTGGGATGGGCCCACTGGCGTCGGTCGAGTTCCTGCGCGGGATCTACTCCGGTGGGTTATGGGACCGTGAGCAGGACGGCCCCCGGATTCTGCTCTACTCCGACCCGGCCGTGGTGGACCGGACCGCGGCCATCCACAACGGCGCGTACGACGAGCTGCGCCGGGCGGTGGAGACCGCGGCACGCCGACTGGTCGACGCCGGAGCCGTCTACGTGGTTGTCGCCTGCGTCACCGCCCACCACGTCTTCGCCGACCTGCCGGCCGATTTGACCGAGCGTTGCGTCTCCCTGGTTGACGTCATCGACCATGAACTCAGCCGGGCGACGGAACCGCATCTGCTGCTGTGCACCAGTGGCGCGGTCAGCGCCGGCACCTTCGCCCCGAGCCGTCTCGGCGCGGGCGGTGACCGATTGGTTCGGCTGGAGCCGGCTGACCAGGACGCGCTGCATCGGGAGATCTACCGGCTCAAGACAGGCGGCTGGCCGCTGGACGGGCTGGATTTCCTGCGACGGTTGCAGGCCCGCTATCCGGCCCGGGCGGCGGTGGCGGCCTGCACCGAGCTGCATCTCGTGGCCCGGGCCGCCGAGGAGGCCGGCCTCGCCGCCGAATTCCCCATGATCGACCCGCTGGCCATCGTCGCGGACCGGATCAGGAACGGAGCACTGTGA
- the asnB gene encoding asparagine synthase (glutamine-hydrolyzing), which yields MWPASERHGGRRMCGLVGAWSLDAPKSVDTELLLRMVEELSHRGPDGRGCHVEGPVALGFRRLAINDPAHGHQPWTTQDGTVTVVCNGEIFNHRKLRIDLKRQGHRLVTNCDTELLGPLYQEYGTELTEHLDGQFAFALYDARRARLLLARDPAGIVPLFYTTVGRMLLFASEIKALLCHPEVRREVDLCGLDQVFTLPGLVSPRTMFAGIHALRPGERLVAEEAGIHLERYRDLDFPLADQLRPVTDVDRELDQWAEPVSAALDTSVRLRSEADVPVGMYLSGGLDSSLIGALLGAARPERRWPSYSVTFPDRDFDEAPFQRMVAGKLGTDHLEVPVRDADFAEHLTGMVRHAESPVRESYNVCSMVLSAAVRDSGTRAVLSGEGADELFGGYGSYQLAAAGLSGARLGGLDARLEREARQRMWGLDLRYEQDQLPAAEFRRELYAEDLADAFEDFAVTSQRLVDPARLVGRHPVHQQAYLDFHLRMADHLLGDHGDRMALANGVELRLPFLSPEVIDLAVRIPPELAVANGQEKAVLRRVAAGLVPAEVSTRPKFGFRGPTSSQLLAAGTEWFAELLSPSVVRRQGYFNADTVDAMVRRQRAGAPSVHPHLDVDYLMLVATFAVFVEAFDLPCLG from the coding sequence ATGTGGCCGGCAAGCGAACGGCATGGGGGACGTCGCATGTGTGGGCTGGTTGGCGCTTGGTCGCTCGACGCGCCGAAGTCCGTCGATACAGAATTGCTCCTCAGAATGGTGGAGGAGTTATCCCACCGTGGACCGGATGGTCGCGGATGTCACGTGGAAGGCCCGGTCGCGCTGGGCTTTCGCCGTCTGGCGATCAACGATCCGGCGCATGGGCACCAGCCATGGACAACTCAGGACGGGACGGTGACGGTCGTCTGCAACGGTGAGATATTTAATCATCGGAAACTGCGGATCGACCTTAAACGCCAAGGGCACCGACTGGTCACAAATTGCGATACCGAGTTGCTCGGGCCGCTGTACCAGGAGTACGGAACAGAATTGACCGAGCATCTTGACGGGCAATTCGCGTTTGCGCTCTACGATGCCCGGCGGGCGCGATTGCTGCTGGCCCGCGACCCTGCCGGAATCGTGCCGCTGTTTTACACAACGGTGGGCCGAATGCTGTTGTTCGCGTCAGAGATCAAGGCACTGCTCTGTCATCCCGAAGTGCGCCGCGAAGTGGATCTGTGCGGGCTTGATCAGGTGTTCACGCTGCCCGGACTGGTCAGCCCGCGGACCATGTTCGCCGGCATCCACGCGCTGCGGCCGGGGGAGCGGCTGGTGGCCGAGGAGGCGGGTATCCACCTGGAGCGCTATCGCGACCTGGACTTCCCGCTCGCTGATCAATTGCGCCCGGTCACGGATGTCGACCGGGAGCTGGACCAGTGGGCCGAACCGGTGTCCGCGGCCCTGGACACGTCGGTGCGGCTGCGGTCGGAAGCTGACGTTCCGGTCGGTATGTACCTCAGTGGGGGATTGGACTCCAGCCTTATCGGCGCGCTGCTCGGGGCGGCCCGGCCGGAGCGGCGATGGCCCAGTTACTCGGTGACCTTTCCCGATCGTGACTTTGACGAGGCGCCGTTCCAGCGCATGGTCGCCGGAAAGCTCGGTACCGATCATCTCGAGGTACCGGTGCGCGACGCCGACTTCGCCGAACACCTCACCGGGATGGTGCGCCACGCGGAATCCCCCGTACGTGAGTCCTACAACGTCTGCTCGATGGTGTTGTCCGCGGCGGTGCGCGACAGCGGCACCCGGGCCGTGCTCAGCGGGGAGGGAGCCGACGAGTTGTTCGGCGGCTACGGCAGCTACCAGCTGGCGGCCGCCGGGCTGAGCGGCGCCCGGCTCGGCGGGCTGGACGCACGCCTGGAGCGCGAGGCCCGCCAGCGCATGTGGGGCCTCGACCTCCGCTATGAACAGGATCAGCTGCCGGCCGCAGAGTTCAGGCGGGAGCTGTACGCCGAGGACCTGGCCGACGCGTTCGAGGACTTCGCGGTCACCAGCCAGCGGCTGGTGGACCCGGCACGGCTGGTGGGCCGTCATCCGGTGCACCAGCAGGCGTACCTGGACTTCCACCTGCGCATGGCCGACCATCTGCTCGGCGACCACGGCGACCGGATGGCCCTCGCCAACGGGGTGGAGCTACGGCTGCCGTTCCTGTCGCCCGAGGTGATCGACCTCGCCGTACGGATTCCGCCCGAGCTCGCCGTCGCGAACGGCCAGGAGAAGGCCGTTTTGCGGCGGGTGGCCGCTGGTCTGGTCCCCGCCGAGGTCAGCACCAGACCGAAGTTCGGATTCCGAGGACCAACCAGCAGCCAGCTACTGGCCGCTGGCACCGAGTGGTTCGCTGAGTTGCTATCTCCGTCGGTGGTTCGCCGTCAGGGCTACTTCAATGCCGACACGGTGGATGCGATGGTGCGCCGGCAGCGCGCCGGAGCGCCGTCGGTGCATCCGCATCTGGACGTCGACTACCTCATGCTCGTGGCCACCTTCGCGGTGTTTGTGGAAGCGTTCGACCTGCCATGTCTGGGCTGA